One Paenibacillus sp. FSL W8-0186 genomic window carries:
- a CDS encoding DivIVA domain-containing protein: MQDEYTRKLEDQKGLFKQLGIKLDALTIHEKDFDVKMRGYEKEEVDRFLDDIIVDYERFYDIITDLLDKYKELQRRQAYLEEEKKALSVRKVNTDSGSVIERQLVEDGIRQMERSLEQFKLHIRKEFDV; the protein is encoded by the coding sequence ATGCAAGACGAATATACGCGCAAGCTGGAGGACCAGAAAGGCCTGTTCAAGCAGCTTGGCATCAAGCTGGACGCCCTGACGATCCATGAGAAAGATTTTGACGTGAAAATGCGCGGATATGAGAAAGAGGAAGTAGACCGTTTCCTGGATGATATTATCGTGGACTATGAAAGATTTTACGATATCATCACGGATTTGTTGGATAAATATAAGGAGCTCCAGCGCCGCCAGGCTTATCTTGAAGAAGAGAAGAAGGCGTTGTCGGTCCGCAAGGTGAATACCGATTCGGGCAGCGTGATTGAGCGCCAGCTCGTGGAGGACGGCATCCGGCAAATGGAGCGCAGCCTGGAGCAATTCAAACTGCATATTCGCAAGGAATTTGATGTATAA